The proteins below come from a single Dehalococcoidia bacterium genomic window:
- the fabD gene encoding ACP S-malonyltransferase — protein MTIAYVFPGQGSQTVGMGAKLAAVSPAARRVFAEADEILGFPLSRLCWEGPEEALTATANAQPALLVSSVAAWRAGVEDGLWPAEPPRFVAGHSLGEYSALVVAGALTFADALRLVRRRGELMQACGEACPSTMAAVLGLDEATVAAICAETGAEIANVNAPGQIGISGPRAAVERASALARDRGARRVIPLNVSAAFHSSVMRPAAEGLAAAIATTPIADADPPLIANVDAAPLRAAADLRRELVDQLTRPVRWQRTIEVLAENGVTQLYEIGTGTVLCGLAKRTAPHLIAENPVETVLGKGAS, from the coding sequence ATGACCATTGCCTATGTATTTCCTGGCCAAGGCTCCCAGACGGTCGGGATGGGCGCCAAGCTCGCGGCGGTCTCGCCGGCGGCGCGCCGTGTCTTCGCCGAGGCCGACGAGATTCTCGGCTTCCCGCTGTCCCGCCTCTGCTGGGAAGGGCCGGAAGAGGCCCTGACGGCAACCGCGAACGCGCAGCCCGCGCTTCTGGTGAGCAGCGTGGCAGCGTGGCGCGCCGGGGTGGAGGATGGCCTCTGGCCCGCAGAGCCGCCGCGCTTTGTCGCGGGCCATTCCTTAGGAGAGTATTCAGCACTTGTCGTCGCCGGCGCGCTCACCTTCGCCGATGCGCTGCGGCTCGTGCGTCGGCGAGGCGAGCTGATGCAGGCGTGCGGCGAGGCGTGTCCCTCAACGATGGCGGCGGTGCTCGGGCTGGATGAGGCGACTGTCGCCGCGATTTGCGCTGAGACCGGCGCGGAGATCGCCAATGTCAATGCTCCCGGTCAGATCGGCATCAGCGGACCGAGAGCAGCGGTTGAGCGGGCAAGCGCGCTCGCCCGCGACCGCGGCGCGCGGCGCGTCATCCCCTTGAATGTATCGGCTGCGTTCCATTCGTCGGTCATGCGTCCGGCGGCGGAGGGATTAGCCGCCGCAATCGCAACAACCCCGATCGCCGATGCCGACCCGCCGCTGATCGCCAATGTCGATGCGGCGCCGCTGCGCGCCGCCGCCGACCTCCGCCGCGAATTAGTCGACCAGCTGACCCGCCCCGTTCGCTGGCAGCGTACTATCGAGGTGCTGGCGGAGAATGGCGTGACACAGCTGTATGAGATCGGAACGGGCACGGTCCTCTGCGGCCTCGCGAAACGCACCGCCCCGCATCTCATCGCCGAAAACCCGGTGGAAACTGTCCTTGGCAAGGGGGCGTCATGA